The following proteins are encoded in a genomic region of Gossypium hirsutum isolate 1008001.06 chromosome D05, Gossypium_hirsutum_v2.1, whole genome shotgun sequence:
- the LOC121217180 gene encoding uncharacterized protein yields MTRLTWARSHQPVTGSQQPPRGHGQARGGNSVGRGRRVQGKGVGSTHSYIACTVSGTLGIMCESTVNEMIVLSPLGQSVRVDKLFSDVPLEVQGVIFSADLMELLFGELNLILGMGWLDEEVAMIGERRDFLSNVISALRVEKLVHKGCEISEQLWIFSNVFPDELPRLSPSRKVEIGIELLPGAAPVSIAPYRMAPKELVELKA; encoded by the exons atgactcgattaacctgggccagATCACATCAGCCAGTGACAGGAagtcagcagccaccgagaggtcatggacaggccagaggtggaaataGTGTGGGTCGAGGTCGTAGAGTGCAAGGCAAAGGTGTTG GGTCTACGCATTCATACATTGCATGCACTGTGTCTGGCACCTTGGGTATCATGTGTGAGAGTACTGTTAATGAGATGATTGTGTTAAGTCCATTGGGACAGTCTGTAAGGGTTGACAAGTTGTTCAGTGATGTGCCCCTAGAGGTTCAAGGAGTTATATTTTCAGCCGATTTAATGGAGCTACTGTTTGGTGAATTAAACCTAATATTGGGGATGGGTTGGCTG GATGAGGAGGTGGCTATGATTGGGGAGCGAAGGGACTTTCTgtctaatgtgatttctgcattaaGGGTCGAAAAATTGGTTCACAAGGGTTGTGAG ATATCAGAACAGTTATGGATTTTTTCTAATGTATTTCCTGATGAGCTCCCCAGGTTGTCTCCGAGCCGCAAAGTTGAAATTGGTATTGAGCTCTTGCCTGGAgcagctccagtgtccatcgccccttataggatggcaccgaaggagctggtGGAGTTAAAAGCTTAA